Proteins co-encoded in one Solea senegalensis isolate Sse05_10M linkage group LG8, IFAPA_SoseM_1, whole genome shotgun sequence genomic window:
- the ostn gene encoding osteocrin, giving the protein MKMQSCGCLLFTCLLVITVLHCHVDGFRVQHQRVDRPVSRPLMALHLRPGGVKREGEELTAKLLRMDDLVRMENDVMEPKRKRSFPGNSSPLDRLSISSMETKQTTNKQSKVVESPRRRVNPPPMDRIGMSRLPNSRG; this is encoded by the exons ATGCAGTCCTGTGGCTGTTTGCTGTTTACCTGCCTGCTGGTCATTACTGTGCTGCACTGTCATGTGGATGGCTTCAGAGTCCAACAtcag CGTGTGGACCGACCCGTGTCCAGGCCTCTGATGGCTCTGCACCTCCGCCCTGGAGGAGTGAAGAGGGAAGGGGAGGAGCTAACAGCCAAACTGCTCCGGATGGACGACCTGGTGAGAATGGAGAACGATGTCATGGAgccaaagaggaagaggagtttcCCCGGGAACAGCTCACCTCTGGACCGCCTGTCAATCAGCTCCATGGAAAccaaacagacaacaaacaagCAGAG CAAAGTTGTGGAGTCGCCACGCCGACGAGTCAATCCTCCACCCATGGACAGGATTGGCATGAGTCGTCTACCAAACAGCAGAGGGTAG